From Roseibium alexandrii DFL-11, the proteins below share one genomic window:
- the folD gene encoding bifunctional methylenetetrahydrofolate dehydrogenase/methenyltetrahydrofolate cyclohydrolase FolD, translating to MPQAQIIDGKAIAESVRGEITERAAKLLSETGKRPGLAVILVGEDPASQVYVRNKDRAAEACGFHSVKHTMPADSSEDAVLGMVDQLNNDPDIHGILVQLPLPGHIDESKVLRLIKPEKDVDGFHPINVGLLTAGERDSALVPCTPAGSLVLLKRTLGDTLSGKNAVVVGRSNIVGKPMASLLLQESCTVTIAHSRTKALPDVVRAADIVVAAVGRPEMVKGDWIKPGATVVDVGINRIPAPEKGEGKSRLVGDVAFEEAAEHAGAITPVPGGVGPMTIAMLMVNTLTAARRLMGLPEDEPLF from the coding sequence ATGCCACAAGCTCAAATCATAGACGGAAAAGCTATTGCAGAATCCGTGCGAGGTGAGATCACCGAACGCGCAGCGAAGCTTCTGAGCGAAACCGGCAAACGCCCCGGCCTTGCGGTTATTCTTGTCGGAGAAGATCCGGCAAGCCAGGTCTATGTCCGCAACAAGGATCGCGCCGCCGAAGCGTGTGGCTTTCATTCCGTCAAGCACACCATGCCCGCCGACTCCAGCGAAGACGCAGTGCTCGGCATGGTCGATCAGCTGAACAACGACCCGGACATTCACGGCATCCTCGTACAGCTTCCCCTGCCAGGGCATATCGATGAAAGCAAGGTTCTGCGCCTGATCAAGCCGGAAAAGGATGTCGACGGCTTTCACCCGATCAATGTCGGTCTTCTGACAGCCGGCGAACGCGACAGCGCGCTTGTGCCCTGTACGCCTGCGGGCAGCCTTGTGCTGTTGAAGCGTACGCTCGGCGACACGTTGTCCGGCAAGAACGCTGTTGTGGTCGGCCGGTCAAACATCGTCGGCAAACCGATGGCTTCGCTGCTACTGCAAGAAAGCTGCACCGTCACCATCGCCCATAGCCGCACCAAGGCTCTGCCAGACGTTGTCCGCGCAGCCGATATTGTCGTTGCAGCAGTCGGACGTCCGGAGATGGTCAAGGGCGACTGGATCAAACCGGGGGCTACTGTGGTTGATGTTGGCATCAACCGCATCCCTGCGCCGGAAAAGGGTGAAGGCAAAAGCCGTCTTGTCGGCGATGTCGCCTTTGAAGAAGCCGCAGAACACGCCGGCGCCATCACGCCGGTGCCTGGCGGTGTCGGACCGATGACGATTGCCATGCTGATGGTCAACACGCTGACCGCTGCCCGCCGGCTCATGGGCCTGCCGGAAGACGAACCGCTTTTTTAA
- a CDS encoding AGE family epimerase/isomerase → MSSETAHVQKLADDLTRWLTEDALHAWHAGGINSDTGECYETIDLATQQGVPGDRRARVIPRQIYSFLEGARLGWTGPSESIATRLWAWFSDTYRLPGGTFAATAAMDNTLTDARFDLYNQAFVLFALAHMADQIPACASSAEADAKSLVEVLVKSYKHPVIGFREDNPDRIPLRANPHMHLFEAAMAWESVSNDPMWSGMADELAELALTKLIDPVNGGLREYFDLHWGQLPGDEGRILEPGHHFEWAWLLVRWGTSRADADALVAARRLYDIGWTYGIDESRGATFMSINDDFSVRDPVARLWGQTEWIKAAIALAGISVGAEREAYTADISLSVAALTAYFEDVPAGLYRDKWHVDGSFEDEAAPASSLYHIVCAISELNAFAKSL, encoded by the coding sequence ATGTCCTCTGAAACCGCGCACGTCCAAAAACTCGCTGACGATCTGACCCGCTGGCTAACGGAAGACGCATTGCACGCCTGGCACGCAGGCGGCATAAATTCAGATACAGGCGAGTGTTACGAAACCATCGACCTTGCAACCCAGCAAGGTGTGCCGGGGGACCGCCGGGCGCGTGTCATTCCACGGCAGATCTACTCGTTTCTTGAAGGGGCCCGGCTTGGCTGGACGGGCCCGTCGGAGAGCATAGCAACCCGGCTCTGGGCCTGGTTCTCGGACACCTACCGGCTGCCGGGCGGGACCTTTGCAGCCACCGCGGCCATGGACAACACCCTGACTGATGCGCGCTTCGATCTCTATAATCAGGCATTCGTGCTTTTTGCCTTGGCCCACATGGCCGACCAGATCCCGGCCTGCGCGAGCAGCGCCGAAGCAGATGCAAAGTCACTCGTTGAGGTATTGGTCAAGAGCTACAAGCACCCAGTCATCGGGTTCCGGGAGGACAATCCGGACCGCATCCCGCTGCGCGCAAATCCTCATATGCACCTGTTTGAAGCTGCAATGGCTTGGGAAAGCGTCTCCAACGACCCGATGTGGTCCGGCATGGCGGATGAGCTGGCCGAACTGGCACTGACCAAACTGATCGATCCGGTGAACGGCGGGCTGCGCGAGTATTTCGATCTTCACTGGGGCCAGTTGCCTGGCGACGAAGGACGGATTTTGGAGCCCGGGCACCATTTTGAATGGGCCTGGCTGCTGGTCCGATGGGGCACAAGCCGGGCCGACGCGGATGCCCTCGTCGCGGCCCGGCGGCTCTACGACATCGGCTGGACCTACGGCATTGACGAAAGCCGTGGCGCAACCTTCATGTCGATCAATGACGACTTTAGCGTGCGCGACCCAGTCGCACGGCTTTGGGGTCAGACGGAATGGATCAAGGCGGCCATTGCCTTGGCCGGGATATCGGTTGGCGCGGAACGCGAGGCCTATACGGCCGACATTTCGCTCTCCGTTGCAGCGCTCACGGCTTATTTTGAGGATGTCCCAGCCGGCCTTTACCGGGACAAGTGGCATGTTGACGGCTCGTTTGAAGATGAAGCTGCACCTGCCAGTTCACTCTATCACATTGTTTGCGCCATTTCAGAATTGAACGCCTTCGCCAAGTCGCTGTAA
- a CDS encoding autotransporter assembly complex protein TamA, with product MKGLPSQASGHVRRLRSSARDARVNIKNAAPFLLSTTSLLALIVAAPLVLAPQPALSFEIFGWKFFENGKEEEAAVPDPIAYEAEVSVSERSDADLTKEMTSTSLLVQQVKKPPSGEAGLIARSLSDRERLIARLYADGRYGGTVSISLNGLPLESALERAGLPDGRPVQVKILVDPGPAFTFGTVTVQSPGGELSTDPAFWGLAPGEPAGSGKILSAERRIVMMLRGRGYPEAKIAERRITADHSSDRLDVALIADAGPQARFGKVTVSGTEVTKPEFVVQQAMIPEGGIYSPEDISRARKRLNDLGIFSSIRFVEGDIARPDGTLPITIQVSERKRHVIGAGASWSSTEGFSAEAYWRRRNLFGGGETLSVEGSIGRIGSESIANQEYSARIAFEKPGVFGPLTSFTTSLEAKQENPDAYISRTLTYDAFLSREFSDQVKGRAGFEIQYADEEDAFGDNQYLLVGLPADLTFDNRDDKLNPSKGVFAALFGEPAYDAKNRNGMGFLKGTVSTYYALDEAKRFILAGKLSAGSIIAPSVSAVPANRRLIAGGGGSIRGYAYRNVGPRLNGEVVGGRSLIEMSGEVRVRITETIGVVGFVDAGNAYEDTIPDFSDGLKIGVGAGLRYFTPIGPLRVDAAVPLDPEQDDPSFALYVGLSQAF from the coding sequence GTGAAGGGTCTACCGTCTCAAGCGTCCGGACATGTCCGGCGCCTGCGCTCCAGCGCAAGAGATGCGCGCGTTAACATAAAGAACGCGGCACCCTTTTTGCTGTCCACTACTTCACTGCTGGCCCTCATCGTTGCAGCACCGCTCGTATTGGCGCCACAGCCTGCACTTTCATTTGAAATCTTCGGCTGGAAGTTTTTTGAAAACGGCAAGGAAGAAGAGGCGGCCGTCCCGGATCCCATTGCCTATGAAGCAGAAGTCTCTGTATCTGAGCGCAGTGATGCTGATCTGACAAAGGAAATGACCTCGACGTCGCTTCTGGTTCAACAAGTGAAGAAACCGCCGTCAGGTGAAGCCGGGCTGATTGCCCGCTCCTTGTCGGACAGGGAACGTTTGATCGCCCGCCTTTATGCCGATGGGCGCTACGGCGGCACAGTCAGCATTTCACTCAATGGACTGCCGCTAGAAAGTGCCCTTGAGCGTGCCGGCTTGCCGGACGGGCGGCCTGTTCAAGTCAAGATCCTGGTCGACCCGGGCCCAGCCTTCACTTTCGGGACTGTCACTGTTCAAAGCCCGGGCGGCGAACTCTCGACCGATCCTGCCTTTTGGGGTCTTGCTCCAGGAGAGCCTGCGGGATCCGGCAAAATTCTGAGTGCCGAACGGCGCATTGTCATGATGTTGCGCGGACGTGGATATCCGGAAGCAAAAATCGCAGAGCGCCGGATTACGGCGGACCACAGCTCCGATCGATTGGACGTCGCCCTGATCGCTGATGCCGGTCCGCAGGCAAGGTTCGGCAAGGTAACAGTCTCCGGCACCGAGGTCACAAAGCCGGAGTTTGTGGTCCAGCAGGCGATGATCCCGGAAGGTGGTATTTATTCACCCGAAGACATTTCACGCGCTCGAAAGCGCTTGAACGACCTTGGCATCTTTTCCTCCATCCGGTTCGTCGAAGGCGACATTGCAAGGCCGGACGGCACATTGCCCATTACGATCCAAGTCAGTGAACGCAAACGCCATGTCATCGGTGCAGGCGCCTCCTGGTCAAGCACAGAGGGCTTCAGCGCGGAAGCCTATTGGCGGCGGCGCAATTTGTTTGGCGGTGGGGAAACCCTGTCGGTCGAAGGCTCGATTGGCCGGATCGGGTCCGAGAGCATTGCCAACCAGGAATACTCCGCCCGCATTGCGTTTGAAAAACCCGGTGTTTTCGGCCCTCTCACCAGCTTCACGACAAGCCTTGAAGCCAAGCAAGAAAACCCGGATGCCTACATCAGCCGAACGCTGACCTATGACGCATTCCTGAGCCGGGAGTTCAGCGATCAGGTCAAGGGCCGGGCCGGCTTTGAAATCCAGTATGCCGACGAGGAAGACGCTTTTGGTGACAACCAGTACCTTCTGGTCGGGCTTCCGGCAGATCTGACCTTCGACAACCGGGACGACAAGCTCAACCCGTCAAAGGGTGTGTTTGCCGCCCTCTTTGGTGAACCGGCCTATGACGCCAAGAACCGCAACGGGATGGGTTTTCTTAAAGGGACCGTTTCAACCTACTATGCCCTTGATGAAGCAAAACGTTTTATTCTCGCCGGCAAGCTTTCTGCTGGATCCATCATCGCACCGTCTGTGTCGGCCGTGCCAGCGAACCGCCGTCTCATTGCAGGCGGCGGCGGGTCAATCCGCGGCTATGCCTACCGGAACGTTGGTCCGCGGTTAAATGGTGAAGTCGTTGGCGGGCGCTCGCTTATCGAAATGTCGGGCGAAGTCCGCGTCAGGATCACCGAGACGATCGGGGTCGTCGGCTTTGTCGATGCGGGCAATGCTTATGAAGATACCATTCCTGATTTTTCTGACGGTCTGAAGATAGGCGTGGGCGCCGGACTGCGTTACTTTACGCCAATAGGTCCCCTGCGAGTCGATGCGGCTGTCCCGCTCGATCCGGAACAGGATGACCCGAGTTTTGCCCTTTATGTTGGACTAAGCCAGGCCTTCTAA